Proteins encoded by one window of Pseudonocardia alni:
- a CDS encoding BlaI/MecI/CopY family transcriptional regulator, translating into MRGRLGELEAAVMDVLWGDAGPCRVRDVRARLAPARPLAYTTVMTVLDNLHRKGWVQRELDGRAYLYTPAASREEETARALRDLLDGPGDTEAVLLHFARSVSERESAVLLAALSGPDRG; encoded by the coding sequence ATGCGTGGTCGACTCGGCGAGCTCGAGGCCGCCGTGATGGACGTGCTGTGGGGCGACGCGGGACCGTGTCGGGTGCGCGACGTCCGCGCCCGCCTGGCCCCGGCCCGTCCGCTGGCGTACACGACCGTCATGACGGTGCTCGACAACCTGCACCGCAAGGGCTGGGTGCAGCGGGAGCTGGACGGTCGCGCCTACCTCTACACGCCGGCCGCGAGCCGCGAGGAGGAGACCGCGCGCGCCCTGCGCGACCTGCTCGACGGCCCCGGCGACACCGAGGCCGTGCTCCTGCACTTCGCGCGCTCGGTGTCCGAGCGCGAGTCCGCCGTGCTGCTCGCCGCCCTCTCGGGCCCCGATCGCGGCTGA
- a CDS encoding class I SAM-dependent methyltransferase: MTDDPTPGTRCRACGGAAGTVVLDLGEQPPWDRMPARDAPLPDPAAPLRMWLCAGCGLAQLQTDAAVTEELHGVEPRAMTEQSDRSVGRLARAGLVRPGGRVAEFGSPHGGSWLPRLTGRGMAALDADAVSAAGRADLVVDFYGLLHEPDQADALARRVALLAPGGTLALQLLSLGTVLRDDQWFDLRHGHYGYWSLPALDAALRRHGLGVHRAWWYPLSGGTVLVTARAGAEPDAGTRRLVDEERALAVTEPSGFARLQAAADDTHLLLDWLVAERAAGRTVAAYGAASRAVPLVCRAGLDASLLAAVGDASPAKQGHRMPGSDVPVVSPDELAGLRPDRVLLFLPELLDEVRAALPQVEASGGRWVVLGPGPRAVEPVPALSGC; encoded by the coding sequence ATGACCGACGACCCGACGCCGGGTACCCGGTGCCGTGCCTGTGGCGGTGCCGCGGGCACGGTCGTGCTCGACCTGGGCGAGCAGCCGCCGTGGGACCGGATGCCCGCGCGGGACGCCCCGCTGCCCGACCCGGCGGCCCCGCTGCGCATGTGGCTGTGCGCCGGCTGCGGTCTCGCCCAGCTGCAGACCGATGCCGCGGTCACCGAGGAGCTGCACGGCGTCGAACCGCGGGCGATGACCGAACAGAGCGACCGCTCGGTCGGCCGGCTCGCCCGCGCCGGGCTGGTCCGCCCGGGCGGCCGGGTCGCGGAGTTCGGCAGCCCGCACGGCGGCTCGTGGCTCCCGCGGCTGACCGGGCGCGGCATGGCCGCGCTCGATGCGGACGCGGTGTCCGCGGCCGGGCGGGCCGACCTCGTCGTCGACTTCTACGGGCTGCTGCACGAGCCCGACCAGGCCGATGCGCTCGCCCGGCGGGTCGCGCTGCTCGCCCCCGGCGGCACGCTCGCGCTCCAGCTGCTGTCGCTGGGCACCGTGCTGCGTGACGACCAGTGGTTCGACCTGCGCCACGGCCACTACGGCTACTGGTCGCTGCCCGCCCTGGACGCCGCACTGCGCCGGCACGGCCTGGGCGTGCATCGGGCGTGGTGGTACCCGCTGTCCGGTGGGACCGTGCTGGTCACCGCCCGGGCCGGCGCCGAGCCCGACGCCGGGACCCGCCGCCTCGTCGACGAGGAACGCGCCCTCGCCGTCACCGAGCCGTCCGGGTTCGCCCGGCTGCAGGCGGCCGCCGACGACACCCACCTGCTGCTCGACTGGCTGGTCGCCGAGCGGGCGGCCGGACGCACCGTCGCCGCCTACGGCGCGGCGTCCCGCGCGGTGCCGCTGGTGTGCCGCGCCGGGCTGGACGCGTCGCTGCTGGCCGCCGTCGGTGACGCCTCGCCGGCCAAGCAGGGCCACCGCATGCCGGGCAGCGACGTGCCCGTCGTGTCCCCCGACGAGCTCGCCGGCCTGCGCCCGGACCGTGTCCTGCTGTTCCTGCCCGAACTCCTCGACGAGGTCCGCGCCGCGCTGCCCCAGGTGGAGGCCTCGGGTGGTCGCTGGGTGGTGCTCGGCCCGGGACCGCGTGCGGTGGAGCCCGTGCCCGCACTGTCCGGCTGCTGA
- a CDS encoding SDR family oxidoreductase, with translation MRYLVTGATGYIGGRLAPRLLGHGPEPDLVPDPSTGPVRVRCLVRNPDKLADVPWAADAEIVQGDLLDPDSVRAACEDVDVVYFLVHSLSDSDFAATDRRAALILGEAARAAGVKRIVYLGGLHPDTGAGKLSAHLASRVEVGETLLRSGVPTVVLQAAVILGSGSASFEMLRYLTQRLPLMVTPRWVHNRIQPIAVRDVLRYLIRVAEIDAPAAELNRTFDIGGPEVLTYYEMMQRYARVAGLSRRRVLPVPVLSPSLSAHWINVVTPVPKSIAKPLIESLVHEVVCSEDDIKARIPDPPGGLIGYDRAVELALSRITDGEVETRWSGATVANVPSDPLPSDPEWAGGDVYLDEREQACAATPEQLWTVVEGIGGERGWYSFPLAWSVRGWMDRAVGGVGLSRGRRDPHDLRTGDALDWWRVERMVEPGGARPAGSDRDPEEGLLRLRAEMKVPGRAWLEMSVRPRPGGSTYHQRAVFIPHGLPGYLYWWSVAPFHGIVFGGMVRNITRTAERDGDVPAPASRRPAWLRSRSHRDRAA, from the coding sequence GTGCGTTATCTCGTGACGGGTGCGACCGGCTACATCGGTGGGCGGCTCGCGCCCCGGCTGCTGGGCCACGGTCCCGAGCCCGACCTCGTCCCGGACCCGTCCACGGGCCCGGTCCGCGTGCGCTGCCTGGTCCGCAACCCGGACAAGCTCGCCGACGTGCCGTGGGCCGCCGACGCCGAGATCGTGCAGGGCGACCTGCTGGACCCGGACAGCGTCCGCGCGGCCTGCGAGGACGTCGACGTCGTCTACTTCCTCGTGCACTCGCTGTCGGACTCCGACTTCGCCGCCACCGACCGGCGGGCCGCGCTGATCCTCGGGGAGGCGGCGCGCGCGGCCGGCGTGAAGCGGATCGTCTACCTGGGTGGTCTGCACCCGGACACCGGGGCCGGGAAGCTCTCGGCCCACCTGGCGTCGCGGGTGGAGGTGGGGGAGACCCTGCTGCGCTCCGGGGTACCGACGGTCGTGCTGCAGGCCGCGGTGATCCTCGGCTCCGGCTCGGCCAGCTTCGAGATGCTGCGCTACCTGACCCAGCGGCTCCCGCTGATGGTCACCCCGCGCTGGGTGCACAACCGGATCCAGCCGATCGCGGTGCGCGACGTGCTGCGCTACCTGATCCGGGTCGCGGAGATCGACGCGCCGGCCGCCGAGCTGAACCGGACCTTCGACATCGGCGGCCCCGAGGTCCTCACCTACTACGAGATGATGCAGCGCTACGCCCGCGTCGCCGGCCTGTCCCGGCGCCGGGTGCTGCCGGTGCCGGTGCTGTCGCCGTCGTTGTCCGCGCACTGGATCAACGTCGTCACGCCCGTCCCGAAGTCGATCGCGAAGCCGCTGATCGAGTCCCTGGTGCACGAGGTCGTCTGCTCCGAGGACGACATCAAGGCCCGCATCCCCGACCCGCCGGGCGGGCTGATCGGCTACGACCGCGCCGTCGAGCTGGCCCTGTCCCGCATCACCGACGGCGAGGTCGAGACCCGCTGGTCGGGCGCGACGGTGGCGAACGTGCCGTCCGACCCGCTGCCCAGTGACCCGGAGTGGGCCGGTGGCGACGTCTACCTCGACGAGCGCGAGCAGGCCTGCGCCGCCACCCCGGAACAGCTGTGGACGGTCGTCGAGGGCATCGGCGGGGAGCGCGGCTGGTACTCGTTCCCGCTGGCCTGGTCGGTGCGCGGCTGGATGGACCGCGCGGTCGGCGGCGTCGGGCTCTCCCGCGGCCGTCGCGACCCGCACGACCTGCGCACCGGCGACGCGCTGGACTGGTGGCGGGTGGAGCGGATGGTCGAGCCCGGCGGGGCCCGCCCGGCCGGCAGCGACCGCGACCCCGAGGAGGGGCTGTTGCGGCTGCGCGCGGAGATGAAGGTACCCGGCCGGGCCTGGCTGGAGATGTCGGTGCGCCCGCGTCCGGGCGGGTCGACCTACCACCAGCGGGCGGTGTTCATCCCGCACGGCCTCCCCGGCTACCTGTACTGGTGGTCGGTCGCGCCGTTCCACGGGATCGTCTTCGGCGGGATGGTCCGCAACATCACCCGCACCGCCGAGCGCGACGGCGACGTCCCCGCCCCGGCGAGCCGCCGTCCGGCATGGCTGCGGTCCCGGTCGCACCGCGACCGGGCGGCCTGA